ATCGACCACGCCGGCGCGCTCCTCAACTGCGAGCACTCGGGACGGCGAGTGTCCCGGCTCGGTATGGACGACGGCAGCCTCGTCCCGCTGGCGGCACGCTACAACGGCAAGCGGCTCAACAGCCCCAACGACCTCGTCGTCCATTCCAGCGGCGCGATCTACTTTACCGATCCGCCCTACGGCGTTCGTTCCGAAGACCGCGAGCTGAACTTCCAAGGCGTCTACCGGCTCGACCCCGACGGAACGCTGACCCTCCTCGCCGACGACTTCGACCGACCCAACGGCATCGCCCTGAACGCCGACGAGACGGTCCTGTTCGTGGATGACACGAGCCGCCAACACGTCCGTGCGTTCGACGTCGGCGCCGACGGCTCCGTCTCCAACGGACGCGTCCACGCCGAGATGGACCCCTCGCTGGGACCCGGCGTCCCCGACGGACTCAAGGTGGACATCGAAGGCAACCTCTACATGACGGGCCCGGCGGGCATCTGGGTCTTCAACGCATCAGGGAAGCCTCTGGGCGTGCTGCGCGTTCCCGAAGTCGCAGCGAACCTCGCCTGGGGCGGAGCCGACAAGCGTTGGCTTTACATCACCGCGTCGACCTCGCTCTACCGCGTCCGGCTGAAGATCGCGGGCGTGCGGCGGTTCTAGGAGAGGATGTCCGATGACCGAATCCGAGCTTTTCGAAACGCTCCGAGGCGTGAGCGTCGATTCGGCATGGACGTGCCTGTCGGCGGCGGGGTTCCCCGACACGTTCGTGCAGGGGCTCCAGTGCCTCCATCCGGATCGGAAGATGGTCGGCAGAGCGATCACGATGAAGTACCTGCCGATGCGTCGCGATCTCGCCGAGAGCCTGAAACTGAGCGAGCGGGGCATGGGCAACAACGTGGGCCCCAAGAACGCGACTCCGGGCGACGTTCTCGTCATCGACGCGTGCGGCATCTCGAACGGCGGAGCGTTCGGGGACATCCTCGTCGCGGGGCTCCAGGCGAACGGAGGCGCGGGCATCGTCATCTACGGGGCGATGCGCGACCTGTCGGCGCTCCGCGAGATGGCGGTTCCCATCTACTACACGGCGACGCACGCCGCAGGGAGCCGAGGGATGATGTGCGTCGACTTCGGCGTGCCGGTGAACTGCGCGGGCGTGGCTGTGGCTCCCGGCGATATCCTGCTGGGTGACGCAGAGGGCGTCATCATCATTCCGCGCCGCGTGGCGGAGGAGGTCGCCGTGAACGCGGCGGCGCTGGAGTCGAAGGAGCTCTTCCTGCGGCGGAAGATCGAATCCGGCGACGCCAAAGTGGATGAGGCGTACCCGATGAGCGCGCGGCTCCAGGCGGAGTATGAGGCGTATCGGCGGGAGCGGGATGACCGCAACGCGCGAGATTGACGTCGCTGCTTGAGCGTCGCACCATCAGGCGAGGTCTACCCATGCC
The DNA window shown above is from Candidatus Poribacteria bacterium and carries:
- a CDS encoding SMP-30/gluconolactonase/LRE family protein, which encodes MDVIAFSPDLERIIDAGAQLERVATGFLFVEGPVWDTKRARLIFSDIPADRQYQWREGATEAALYREPTGNSNGLTIDHAGALLNCEHSGRRVSRLGMDDGSLVPLAARYNGKRLNSPNDLVVHSSGAIYFTDPPYGVRSEDRELNFQGVYRLDPDGTLTLLADDFDRPNGIALNADETVLFVDDTSRQHVRAFDVGADGSVSNGRVHAEMDPSLGPGVPDGLKVDIEGNLYMTGPAGIWVFNASGKPLGVLRVPEVAANLAWGGADKRWLYITASTSLYRVRLKIAGVRRF